A single Candidatus Eisenbacteria bacterium DNA region contains:
- a CDS encoding purine-nucleoside phosphorylase: MSGDPGRKREECLGRLEAAARVVLERLGPLPANAVVLGSGLGPLADGMSERVALPVSGIPGHPRPGVQGHAGLWVKGRLEDVPVLALQGRAHFYEGHTMEEVTFATMLLKRLGVERLLVTNAAGAVSPRFKPGDLVLLDGAINLMLHQPRWDHRSPRSMPLDPGLMRIAERVAGRKGIALRRGALAAFTGPSYETPAEVRMACALGGDAGGMSTVPEIYAAGQAGLRVLGITCITNFGSGISASPLDHREVMETADRVASRFRDLVGGILAAFDREQP, translated from the coding sequence GTGAGCGGCGACCCGGGGCGGAAGCGCGAGGAATGCCTGGGCCGCCTCGAGGCGGCCGCCCGCGTGGTCCTCGAGCGCCTGGGCCCGCTGCCGGCGAACGCGGTGGTGCTGGGCTCGGGCCTGGGACCGCTGGCAGACGGAATGTCGGAACGGGTGGCCCTGCCCGTCTCCGGGATTCCCGGCCACCCGCGCCCCGGGGTTCAGGGTCACGCCGGACTGTGGGTGAAGGGGCGCCTCGAAGACGTACCGGTGCTGGCGCTGCAGGGCCGCGCGCACTTCTACGAGGGCCACACGATGGAGGAGGTCACCTTCGCCACCATGCTGCTGAAGCGCCTCGGCGTGGAGCGACTTCTGGTGACCAACGCGGCGGGCGCGGTGTCGCCGCGCTTCAAGCCCGGCGACCTGGTGCTCCTGGACGGGGCGATCAACCTGATGCTGCACCAGCCGCGTTGGGATCACCGGAGCCCCCGGTCCATGCCGCTGGACCCGGGTCTGATGCGGATCGCGGAGCGGGTGGCGGGGAGGAAGGGCATCGCGCTGCGGCGGGGGGCGCTGGCGGCGTTCACCGGGCCGTCCTACGAGACGCCGGCGGAGGTGCGAATGGCCTGCGCCCTGGGCGGCGACGCCGGTGGGATGAGCACCGTGCCCGAGATCTACGCCGCGGGGCAGGCGGGACTGCGGGTCCTGGGCATCACCTGCATCACCAACTTTGGTTCCGGCATATCCGCGAGTCCGCTCGACCACCGCGAGGTCATGGAGACCGCGGACCGCGTGGCGTCCCGCTTCCGCGACCTGGTGGGCGGGATCCTGGCCGCATTCGACCGGGAGCAGCCGTGA
- a CDS encoding ABC transporter permease gives MVGALLAQTLRISVPYAFASLGGTFSERGGTVNIALEGILLNSAFATAVGTLFLHSPWLGVLAGMTAGILTSLLHAVACVVFRADQIVSGVAINLLSAGLTKFLLKVIFDSTSNSPRFEGLPEWSLPWLADVPPLRTLLGTPLILLAAVCVVVGSRVLFRTPFGLRLRACGEHPEAADSMGVNVAGTRIAGVLISGALGGLGGAWLALDQHSFTDGMSGGRGYIALAAMIVGKWNPLGGAGACLLFGLAETMQLRLQGGSIPTQFIQMIPYVLTIVVLAGFIGRALPPRAVGVPYRKEQ, from the coding sequence GTGGTGGGCGCGCTGCTGGCGCAGACCCTGCGCATCTCGGTGCCCTATGCGTTCGCCTCCCTGGGCGGCACGTTCTCGGAGCGCGGCGGCACGGTGAACATCGCGCTCGAGGGCATCCTGCTCAACTCGGCGTTCGCCACCGCGGTGGGCACCCTGTTCCTGCACTCCCCGTGGCTCGGGGTGCTGGCGGGCATGACCGCGGGGATCCTCACCTCGCTGCTGCACGCCGTGGCGTGCGTGGTGTTCCGCGCGGACCAGATCGTGAGCGGCGTGGCGATCAACCTGCTGTCGGCGGGGCTGACGAAATTCCTGCTCAAGGTGATCTTCGACAGCACCAGCAACTCCCCGCGCTTCGAGGGTCTGCCGGAATGGAGCCTGCCATGGCTGGCGGACGTGCCGCCGCTGCGCACGCTGCTGGGCACGCCGCTGATCCTGCTCGCGGCGGTGTGCGTGGTCGTTGGTTCGCGGGTGCTGTTCCGAACCCCGTTCGGGCTGCGGCTGCGCGCGTGCGGGGAGCATCCCGAGGCGGCCGATTCCATGGGCGTGAACGTGGCCGGCACCCGTATCGCCGGGGTGCTGATTTCCGGGGCGCTGGGCGGGCTGGGCGGCGCGTGGCTGGCGCTGGACCAGCACAGCTTCACCGACGGCATGTCCGGCGGCCGCGGCTACATCGCGCTGGCGGCGATGATCGTGGGCAAGTGGAACCCCCTGGGCGGGGCCGGTGCGTGCCTGCTGTTCGGGCTGGCGGAGACCATGCAGTTGCGGCTGCAGGGAGGGAGCATCCCCACGCAGTTCATCCAGATGATTCCCTACGTGCTGACCATCGTGGTGCTGGCGGGCTTCATCGGGCGCGCCCTGCCGCCGCGGGCGGTGGGCGTGCCGTACCGGAAGGAACAGTGA
- a CDS encoding ABC transporter permease, with amino-acid sequence MNRGASFAVPLVALAFSFALGAVLIAAIGRDPLLVYGTLVRDTLGNPYGIGQVLFKATPLVFTGLACALGFRAGLFNIGAEGQLYAGAFAAAWTGFTFPGLPSVVLVPLCFAAAALAGAAWGAVPGYLKARFGAHEVINTIMLNFVAVALTGYFVAHVYVVAESMHTPEIAPAARVWRLERLLPALAGSPVNVTFFAALAAALAVGFFLWRTRAGYELRVGGWSASAAEYAGVRGGAATVGAMALSGALAGLAGTNFVLGYKHYFETNFSNGLGFMGLAVALLGRNHPAGVVAAALLFGALSHGALVINTLVPKELLEILQAVVILSVVVTSNVFEDLVRRRRKARVGAA; translated from the coding sequence ATGAACCGCGGGGCCTCCTTCGCCGTCCCGCTGGTGGCCCTGGCATTCTCCTTCGCGCTGGGCGCGGTGCTGATCGCGGCCATCGGGCGCGACCCCCTGCTGGTCTACGGCACGCTGGTGCGGGACACCCTGGGCAATCCCTACGGCATCGGCCAGGTGCTGTTCAAGGCCACGCCGCTGGTCTTCACCGGGCTGGCGTGCGCCCTGGGCTTCCGTGCCGGGCTGTTCAACATCGGTGCCGAGGGGCAGTTGTACGCCGGGGCGTTTGCGGCGGCGTGGACGGGGTTCACGTTCCCGGGGCTGCCGTCGGTGGTGCTGGTGCCGCTGTGCTTCGCGGCCGCCGCGCTCGCAGGTGCGGCGTGGGGCGCGGTGCCGGGCTACCTGAAGGCCCGCTTCGGCGCGCACGAGGTCATCAACACCATCATGCTGAACTTCGTGGCCGTGGCGCTGACCGGCTACTTCGTGGCGCACGTCTACGTGGTGGCGGAGTCCATGCACACGCCCGAGATCGCGCCCGCGGCGCGGGTGTGGCGGCTGGAGCGGCTGCTGCCGGCGCTGGCCGGCTCGCCGGTGAACGTCACGTTCTTTGCGGCACTCGCGGCGGCGCTGGCGGTGGGGTTCTTCCTGTGGCGCACCCGGGCCGGCTACGAGCTGCGGGTGGGTGGCTGGAGCGCGTCCGCCGCGGAGTACGCGGGCGTGAGGGGAGGCGCCGCCACCGTCGGCGCGATGGCGCTTTCCGGCGCGCTGGCGGGCCTGGCGGGCACCAACTTCGTGCTCGGCTACAAGCACTACTTCGAGACCAACTTCTCCAACGGGCTGGGCTTCATGGGGCTGGCGGTGGCGCTGCTGGGGCGCAATCATCCCGCCGGGGTGGTTGCTGCCGCGCTGCTCTTCGGCGCCTTGTCCCACGGCGCGCTGGTGATCAACACCCTGGTGCCCAAGGAGCTGCTGGAGATCCTGCAGGCGGTGGTGATCCTCTCGGTGGTGGTGACCAGCAACGTGTTCGAGGACCTGGTTCGGCGAAGGAGGAAAGCGCGTGTCGGGGCTGCTTGA
- a CDS encoding ABC transporter ATP-binding protein yields MPAAVELLDIHKSFSRVKANDGVRLSVERGEVHAIVGENGAGKSTLMKILYGLYAPDRGEIRVGGRPVRFRGPADARSHGLGMVHQHFMLVRNMDVADNVLLGREGTWALGGLRRGRASRELHELSQRYGLQVDPSARVEDLPVGVQQRVEILRVLAHGAEILIFDEPTAVLTPLEVAEFFRVLRRLREQGKTSLLITHKLDEVMAVSDRVTVMRSGRVVGSRATATTSPTELANLMVGRDVLLGVERRPGAPEGAVLEVRDLEVRDARRLPAVRGVSFTVRAGEIVGFAGVEGNGQTELIEAITGLRAPDSGSVRLAGTDITRAPVRRRYAAGLAHVPEDRHKHGLVLEMSVAENLLLGRQWEPEFSSRGLLRRAGIASMARARVRDFDVRPPDPEIPARDLSGGNQQKVVLARELTRAARLVLAAQPTRGVDIGATEFIHAQLLAARDEGRAVLLISADLQEVMRLADRILVLYRGRVAGEARAEEATEEQLGLWMLGGAGTGVETEGGPAPLPPPDDAGVAP; encoded by the coding sequence ATGCCTGCGGCGGTCGAACTCCTCGACATCCACAAGTCCTTCTCTCGCGTGAAGGCCAACGACGGCGTGCGTCTCTCCGTGGAGCGCGGCGAGGTGCACGCCATCGTGGGGGAGAACGGCGCGGGCAAATCCACCCTGATGAAGATCCTCTACGGCCTGTATGCGCCCGATCGCGGGGAGATCCGCGTGGGTGGGCGACCCGTGCGATTTCGCGGGCCCGCCGACGCGCGCTCGCACGGGCTGGGCATGGTGCACCAGCACTTCATGCTGGTCCGGAACATGGACGTGGCGGACAACGTGCTGCTGGGCCGCGAGGGCACCTGGGCGCTGGGCGGCCTGCGCCGCGGCCGGGCCTCGCGCGAGCTGCACGAGCTCTCCCAGCGCTACGGCCTGCAGGTGGACCCCTCCGCGCGCGTGGAGGACCTCCCGGTCGGCGTGCAGCAGCGGGTGGAGATCCTGCGCGTCCTCGCCCACGGCGCCGAAATCCTGATCTTCGACGAGCCCACCGCGGTGCTCACCCCCCTCGAGGTGGCGGAGTTCTTCCGCGTGCTGCGTCGCCTGCGCGAGCAGGGCAAGACCTCGCTGCTGATCACGCACAAGCTGGACGAGGTGATGGCGGTGAGCGACCGCGTCACGGTGATGCGAAGCGGCCGCGTGGTGGGCTCGCGCGCCACCGCTACCACCTCGCCGACCGAGCTGGCCAACCTGATGGTCGGCCGGGACGTGCTGCTGGGAGTGGAGCGCCGTCCCGGCGCACCCGAGGGCGCGGTGCTGGAAGTGCGCGACCTGGAGGTGCGGGATGCCCGCCGCCTGCCCGCGGTGCGCGGCGTGAGCTTCACGGTGCGCGCCGGTGAAATCGTGGGGTTCGCGGGCGTGGAAGGCAACGGCCAGACCGAGCTGATCGAGGCGATCACCGGCCTGCGCGCCCCGGATTCCGGCTCCGTCCGCCTCGCGGGGACGGACATCACGCGCGCCCCGGTGCGGCGGCGCTATGCCGCCGGCCTGGCCCATGTGCCCGAGGACCGGCACAAGCACGGGCTGGTGCTGGAGATGTCGGTGGCCGAGAACCTGCTCCTGGGGCGCCAGTGGGAGCCCGAGTTCTCCTCCCGTGGCCTGCTGCGGCGCGCGGGGATCGCGAGCATGGCCCGCGCGCGGGTGCGCGATTTCGACGTGCGTCCGCCGGACCCGGAAATCCCCGCGCGCGACCTCTCCGGCGGCAACCAGCAGAAGGTGGTGCTGGCGCGCGAGCTGACCCGCGCGGCTCGGCTGGTGCTGGCGGCGCAGCCGACCCGCGGCGTGGACATCGGGGCCACCGAGTTCATCCACGCGCAGCTGCTCGCGGCGCGCGACGAGGGCCGCGCGGTCCTGCTCATCTCGGCCGACCTGCAGGAGGTGATGCGCCTGGCCGACCGCATCCTGGTGCTCTACCGGGGCCGGGTGGCGGGCGAGGCGCGCGCGGAAGAGGCGACCGAGGAGCAGCTGGGACTGTGGATGCTGGGAGGCGCCGGAACGGGCGTCGAGACGGAGGGCGGGCCTGCCCCCCTGCCGCCACCTGACGACGCGGGGGTGGCGCCATGA
- a CDS encoding c-type cytochrome, with product MKRRTLPVLLAVLVAAGLAAGATGLFLLRPRLPAAERGRRLAERTGCFACHGPEGSRGAANPGRTDRTVPTFGGDLMMYAESPADVREWILNGVTSRRARSRSWQAQRDRGALRMPAFKGRLSARELDDLVAFVLSVSGEPEPEDSSAALGLRRAQELGCVGCHGPGGRLARPNPGSLKGYVPSWDGSDFPELVAGRAEFDQWVREGVPDRFRDNALARWFLARAALKMPAYRHHLQAGDLDALWTYVQWLRSQPRP from the coding sequence ATGAAGAGGCGCACGCTCCCGGTCCTGTTGGCGGTCCTGGTGGCTGCCGGCCTTGCGGCCGGCGCCACCGGGCTCTTCCTGCTCCGGCCCCGCCTTCCCGCCGCTGAACGCGGTCGCCGACTCGCCGAGCGCACCGGCTGCTTCGCGTGTCACGGTCCGGAGGGCTCCCGGGGCGCGGCGAACCCGGGACGCACCGACCGCACCGTGCCCACCTTTGGCGGGGACCTGATGATGTACGCGGAATCGCCCGCCGACGTGCGGGAGTGGATTCTGAACGGCGTCACGTCCCGTCGCGCGCGCAGCCGGAGCTGGCAGGCGCAGCGGGACCGTGGGGCCCTCAGGATGCCGGCCTTCAAGGGCCGGCTCTCCGCGCGGGAGTTGGACGACCTGGTGGCGTTCGTGCTGTCCGTCTCCGGGGAACCCGAGCCGGAGGATTCCAGCGCCGCGCTGGGCCTCAGGAGGGCCCAGGAGCTGGGCTGCGTCGGATGCCACGGTCCCGGTGGCAGACTCGCCCGCCCCAATCCGGGCTCCCTCAAGGGTTATGTCCCGTCGTGGGACGGCTCCGACTTCCCGGAGCTGGTGGCCGGGCGCGCCGAGTTCGACCAGTGGGTCCGGGAGGGAGTCCCCGACCGATTTCGCGACAACGCGCTGGCGCGCTGGTTCCTGGCCAGGGCCGCGCTGAAGATGCCTGCGTATCGGCACCACCTCCAGGCCGGGGATCTCGACGCGCTGTGGACCTACGTCCAGTGGCTCCGCTCGCAGCCGCGGCCGTGA
- a CDS encoding efflux RND transporter permease subunit: protein MIGRIIEYCATHRMLVFIVTAFVVAGSYFAVRSVPLDAIPDLSDPQVIVWTEWMGRSPDLVEDQVTYPIVSALLGAPKVEAVRGQSMFGMSFIYVIFKEGTDLYWARSRVMEYMGSIRSRLPQGVNPVLGPDATSVGWVFQYALVDKSGRHDLAELRTFQDFNLRYALASVPGVAEVASVGGYERQYQVEVEPNKLHAYGLSLGDLTGAIRRSNSDVGGRIIEMSGREYFVRGRGYIKNLDDIRQIALGADRGTGTPIRIGDVASVSFGPDIRRGVAELDGEGEVVGGTVVMRYGENALRVIERVKKKLGEVKGSMPEGVEVKIVYDRSGLIDRAIDTLRHTLLEEAIVVSLIIFVFLLHFRSTLVPVLSLPVAVGLAFVPMYFLGINSNIMSLGGIAIAIGAMVDAAIVLVENAHKHLETAPPGADRQKVLIEAAKEVGPPIFFSLLIITVAFLPIFGLNGQAGRLFKPLAFTKTFAMAFAALVSITLSPALMGLLIRGKIKHEKDHPVSRFMIAIYRPFAWVALKNPKTTIAIGLAALLSAVPMTMRLGHEFMPPLNEGDMLYMPTTFPNISIEEAKKYLQVQDRLIRGFPEVETVFGKSGRSETPTDPAPLSMVETVVKLKPREQWRMVEVPRWYSKWAPAWTRPALHVLWPEKRRIRWEELTEELNRRLQMPGWTNAWTMPIKTRIDMLSTGIRTPIGVKIFGPDLATIERIGMDLERTVSKVPHTRSVYSDRNTGGFYLDIIPDRKALARYGLTVGEVQDVIEAAVGGEPIEVTVEGRNRFTINVRYPSELRQDVERLRHVLVPLRMPASRGTSAPMGAGPSAMPGTAPPTLFAASGIPDVGLELYTQAMSGPGPDPKPGGGMGSPGGGMGAASSGAMGGQAAGNPLPPAGPAAVPGGGVPDAAAGQHVPLGQVADIRIVTGPPMIRDEAGMLAGYVYVDMDAAKRDIGGYVEDAKKAVAREVKLPVGYTLKWTGQYELLQQMQARMKFLVPLTLVIITLLLFMNFGNLAEALIVLCSVPFALIGSVWLMTFLHYNLSTAVWVGIIALVGLAAQTGVVMVVYCDSSYHKYKREGRIRDLDDIVEATLEGSVQRVRPKLMTVATMMIGLVPLLWSQGAGADVMKRVAAPMVGGLFTSAFLTLEIIPVVYTYWRYAQLKREQRNGRAAV from the coding sequence ATGATCGGGCGCATCATCGAGTACTGCGCCACCCACCGCATGCTGGTGTTCATCGTCACCGCGTTCGTGGTGGCGGGCTCCTACTTCGCCGTCAGGAGCGTGCCGCTGGACGCCATCCCGGATCTCTCGGATCCCCAGGTGATCGTCTGGACCGAGTGGATGGGCCGCAGTCCGGACCTGGTGGAGGACCAGGTGACGTATCCCATCGTCTCCGCCCTGCTGGGCGCGCCGAAGGTCGAGGCGGTGCGCGGACAGTCCATGTTCGGGATGAGCTTCATCTACGTCATCTTCAAGGAGGGGACCGACCTCTACTGGGCGCGGAGCCGCGTGATGGAGTACATGGGCAGCATTCGATCCCGGCTCCCCCAGGGAGTGAACCCGGTGCTGGGGCCGGACGCCACCTCCGTGGGGTGGGTGTTCCAGTACGCCCTGGTGGACAAGAGCGGCAGGCACGACCTCGCGGAGCTGCGCACGTTCCAGGACTTCAACCTGCGCTATGCGCTGGCCAGCGTGCCCGGGGTGGCGGAAGTCGCATCCGTGGGCGGGTACGAGCGCCAGTACCAGGTGGAAGTGGAACCAAACAAGCTGCACGCCTACGGCCTTTCGCTGGGAGACCTCACCGGGGCCATCCGCAGGAGCAACTCGGATGTGGGCGGGCGGATCATCGAGATGTCCGGACGCGAGTACTTCGTGCGCGGGCGCGGCTACATCAAGAACCTGGACGACATCCGCCAGATCGCCCTGGGCGCAGACCGCGGCACCGGTACGCCCATCCGCATCGGCGACGTGGCCAGCGTGTCGTTCGGCCCGGACATCCGGCGCGGCGTGGCCGAGCTGGACGGCGAGGGCGAGGTCGTCGGCGGCACGGTGGTGATGCGCTACGGCGAGAACGCGCTGCGGGTGATCGAACGGGTGAAGAAGAAGCTGGGTGAGGTCAAGGGCTCCATGCCCGAAGGGGTGGAGGTCAAGATCGTCTACGACCGCTCCGGGCTGATTGACCGGGCCATTGACACCCTCCGGCACACGCTGCTCGAGGAAGCCATCGTGGTCAGCCTGATCATCTTCGTATTCCTGCTGCACTTTCGGAGCACGCTGGTCCCGGTCCTGTCCCTGCCGGTGGCCGTGGGGCTGGCGTTCGTACCCATGTACTTCCTGGGCATCAACTCCAACATCATGAGCCTCGGAGGGATCGCGATCGCCATCGGAGCCATGGTGGACGCGGCCATCGTGCTGGTGGAGAACGCGCACAAGCACCTGGAGACGGCCCCGCCGGGGGCCGACCGCCAGAAGGTGTTGATCGAGGCAGCCAAGGAGGTGGGCCCGCCGATCTTCTTTTCGCTGCTGATCATCACCGTGGCGTTCCTGCCCATCTTCGGGCTCAACGGCCAGGCCGGGCGGCTGTTCAAGCCGCTGGCCTTCACCAAGACCTTCGCGATGGCGTTCGCGGCGCTGGTCTCCATCACGTTGTCCCCGGCGCTCATGGGACTGCTGATCCGCGGCAAGATCAAGCACGAGAAGGACCATCCCGTCTCGCGCTTCATGATCGCCATCTACCGGCCCTTCGCCTGGGTGGCGCTGAAGAACCCGAAGACCACCATTGCGATCGGCCTGGCGGCGCTGCTCTCGGCCGTGCCGATGACGATGCGCCTGGGCCACGAATTCATGCCGCCGCTCAACGAGGGCGACATGCTCTACATGCCCACCACGTTCCCCAACATCTCCATCGAGGAGGCCAAGAAGTATCTCCAGGTGCAGGACCGGTTGATTCGCGGCTTCCCCGAAGTGGAGACCGTGTTCGGCAAGTCGGGCCGCTCCGAGACGCCCACGGATCCGGCGCCGCTGTCCATGGTCGAGACCGTGGTGAAGCTCAAGCCCCGCGAGCAGTGGCGCATGGTGGAGGTGCCGCGCTGGTACTCGAAGTGGGCGCCCGCGTGGACCCGGCCCGCGCTGCACGTGCTGTGGCCGGAGAAACGGCGCATCCGCTGGGAGGAACTGACCGAGGAGCTGAATCGCAGGCTGCAGATGCCGGGCTGGACCAACGCCTGGACCATGCCCATCAAGACCCGCATTGACATGCTCTCGACCGGCATCCGCACGCCCATCGGGGTGAAGATCTTCGGGCCCGACCTGGCCACCATCGAGCGCATCGGCATGGACCTGGAGCGGACGGTGTCGAAGGTGCCGCACACGCGCAGCGTGTACTCGGACCGCAACACCGGGGGGTTCTACCTGGATATCATCCCCGACCGCAAGGCGCTGGCGCGCTACGGCCTGACCGTGGGGGAGGTCCAGGACGTGATCGAGGCCGCGGTGGGCGGAGAGCCGATCGAGGTCACAGTGGAGGGGCGCAACCGGTTCACCATCAACGTCCGCTATCCGAGCGAGCTGCGGCAGGATGTCGAGCGCCTGCGCCACGTGCTGGTGCCGCTGCGCATGCCCGCCTCGCGGGGGACCTCGGCGCCCATGGGCGCGGGCCCGTCCGCCATGCCGGGGACCGCGCCGCCCACGCTGTTCGCGGCCAGCGGGATCCCGGACGTGGGCCTGGAGCTCTACACGCAGGCCATGAGCGGGCCGGGGCCCGACCCGAAACCGGGTGGCGGCATGGGCTCGCCGGGCGGCGGCATGGGGGCAGCCTCCTCCGGCGCCATGGGCGGGCAGGCGGCGGGAAACCCGCTGCCTCCCGCCGGCCCTGCCGCCGTTCCCGGCGGCGGGGTGCCGGACGCCGCCGCCGGCCAGCACGTGCCGCTGGGCCAGGTGGCGGACATCCGCATCGTCACCGGCCCGCCGATGATCCGCGACGAGGCCGGCATGCTGGCCGGCTACGTCTACGTGGACATGGACGCCGCGAAGCGCGACATCGGCGGCTACGTGGAGGACGCCAAGAAGGCCGTGGCCCGGGAGGTGAAGCTGCCGGTGGGATACACCCTCAAGTGGACCGGCCAGTACGAGCTGCTGCAACAGATGCAGGCGCGCATGAAGTTCCTGGTGCCGCTGACGCTGGTGATCATCACACTGCTGTTGTTCATGAACTTCGGCAACCTCGCCGAGGCCCTGATCGTGCTGTGCTCGGTCCCCTTCGCGCTGATCGGCAGCGTGTGGCTGATGACCTTCCTGCACTACAACCTGTCCACCGCCGTGTGGGTGGGGATCATCGCGCTGGTGGGCCTCGCGGCGCAGACGGGCGTGGTGATGGTGGTGTACTGCGACAGTTCCTATCACAAGTACAAGCGCGAGGGCCGCATCCGCGACCTGGACGACATCGTGGAGGCCACGCTGGAAGGTTCGGTGCAGCGCGTGCGGCCCAAGCTCATGACCGTGGCGACGATGATGATCGGCCTGGTGCCGCTGCTGTGGTCGCAGGGCGCGGGCGCGGACGTGATGAAGCGGGTGGCTGCTCCCATGGTGGGCGGGCTTTTCACCTCGGCGTTCCTCACCCTGGAGATCATCCCGGTGGTGTACACGTACTGGCGCTACGCGCAGCTCAAGCGGGAACAGCGGAACGGGAGGGCGGCAGTGTAG